Proteins encoded together in one Bosea sp. (in: a-proteobacteria) window:
- a CDS encoding IS256 family transposase translates to MTEDRLALAELSAKSGDPDFLRAIAESVLQLIMEADVDGLIGAGRYERGEARQTWRNGYRDRTLDTRLGTLNLKIPKMRSGAYFPGFLEPRKTVEKALVAVIQEAWINGVSTRKVDELVQAMGMTGISKSSVSKLCKDIDERVNAFLKRPLSGDWPYLWLDATYLKMREGGRIVSVAAIIAVAVDTDGKREIVGLHIGPSEAEPFWTSFLRDLVRRGLTGVKLVISDAHEGLKAALVRVLGATWQRCRVHAMRNALAYVPKGQHTMVAAAIRQAFIQPDHDSAVQTWRHVADQLRARWPKLGSFMDDAEADVLAYMAFPAQHRSKLHSTNPLERLNKEVKRRADVVGIFPNEDSIVRLIGAVLLEANDEWQLQHRYMQVEAMADLNTPAIEDERPLQITPKAA, encoded by the coding sequence ATGACCGAGGACAGATTAGCGCTTGCCGAGCTTTCCGCGAAGAGCGGCGACCCTGATTTTCTGCGCGCGATCGCCGAGAGCGTGCTGCAACTGATCATGGAGGCCGATGTCGATGGCCTGATCGGGGCTGGGCGATACGAGCGCGGCGAAGCCCGGCAGACCTGGCGCAATGGCTACCGTGACCGGACGCTCGACACCCGGCTGGGCACGCTGAACCTGAAAATCCCGAAGATGCGCAGCGGAGCCTACTTCCCCGGCTTCCTGGAGCCGAGGAAGACGGTGGAGAAGGCGCTGGTCGCCGTCATCCAGGAAGCCTGGATCAACGGCGTCTCGACCCGCAAGGTCGATGAACTGGTGCAGGCCATGGGGATGACGGGCATCTCGAAATCGTCGGTGTCGAAGCTGTGCAAGGACATCGACGAGCGGGTGAACGCCTTCCTCAAGCGCCCGTTGTCCGGCGACTGGCCCTATCTGTGGCTCGACGCCACCTATCTGAAGATGCGCGAGGGTGGGCGTATTGTCTCCGTGGCGGCGATAATCGCGGTCGCCGTCGATACCGACGGAAAGAGGGAGATCGTCGGCCTTCACATCGGCCCGTCCGAAGCCGAGCCGTTCTGGACCTCGTTCCTGCGCGATCTGGTGCGCAGGGGACTGACCGGGGTCAAGCTGGTCATCTCGGATGCCCATGAAGGGCTGAAGGCGGCCCTTGTCCGCGTGCTCGGCGCGACATGGCAACGGTGCCGGGTTCATGCGATGCGCAATGCGCTGGCCTACGTTCCCAAGGGCCAGCACACCATGGTCGCCGCCGCGATCCGGCAGGCGTTCATCCAGCCCGACCACGACAGTGCCGTGCAGACCTGGCGGCATGTCGCCGACCAACTCCGCGCCAGATGGCCGAAGCTGGGAAGCTTCATGGATGATGCGGAAGCCGATGTGCTCGCCTACATGGCCTTCCCCGCCCAGCACCGCTCGAAGCTGCACAGCACGAATCCGCTGGAGCGGCTCAACAAGGAGGTGAAGCGCCGGGCCGATGTCGTCGGCATCTTCCCGAACGAGGACAGCATCGTCCGCCTGATCGGAGCCGTCCTGCTCGAAGCCAACGACGAGTGGCAGCTTCAGCATCGATACATGCAGGTCGAGGCCATGGCGGACCTCAACACACCGGCGATCGAGGACGAAAGGCCCCTTCAGATTACACCAAAGGCCGCCTGA
- a CDS encoding extracellular solute-binding protein has translation MMKKSNTLMAAAALMTFPIWSASMANSQIKDEYGSPELIEAAKKEGQITFYSALVSETEEFLIGEFNKRFPFVKVNLIRLPGGQLLTRVKTEAAAGKLTADVVDTSDPVLVMEVEHLFADYAPPNADQYPAESHTKRLWSRTANSWCISYNTALITNPPKTWQDLADPKYAGKTGMTPIPIGGSPWILAMFHREKFGIEYWKALAANKPTFFTSTASLTSALIQGEIQIGANLSNVALPKAREGAPIDCKFPEGPIVVNLNVAGVFAGAKNPNAARLFMNWSLSKEGQTANVKGQYFFSTLAGAPFPLEGYEGREIWIAKPADQIRLRPTWSAEWNAIFNYH, from the coding sequence ATGATGAAGAAATCAAATACCCTGATGGCTGCTGCCGCGCTGATGACGTTTCCTATCTGGAGCGCATCCATGGCAAATTCTCAGATAAAGGACGAATATGGCTCCCCGGAACTCATAGAGGCGGCAAAAAAAGAAGGGCAGATTACATTCTATTCGGCCCTCGTTTCCGAGACAGAAGAGTTCCTTATTGGCGAATTCAACAAACGCTTTCCGTTTGTCAAAGTGAATTTGATTCGTCTTCCGGGCGGCCAGTTGCTGACACGGGTAAAAACGGAAGCCGCCGCAGGAAAGCTCACGGCCGACGTTGTCGACACCTCCGATCCGGTGCTCGTCATGGAAGTCGAGCATCTATTCGCGGATTACGCGCCGCCCAATGCCGACCAGTATCCGGCCGAGAGCCATACGAAAAGACTTTGGTCCCGCACGGCGAATTCCTGGTGCATCTCGTATAATACGGCGCTGATCACCAATCCGCCTAAGACCTGGCAGGATCTGGCCGATCCGAAATATGCCGGCAAGACGGGCATGACGCCGATCCCGATCGGCGGATCGCCGTGGATCCTGGCGATGTTTCACCGCGAAAAGTTCGGTATCGAGTATTGGAAGGCGCTCGCCGCCAACAAGCCGACCTTCTTCACCAGCACGGCCTCCCTCACCAGTGCCTTGATCCAGGGCGAAATACAGATCGGCGCGAATCTGTCCAACGTTGCCTTGCCCAAGGCGCGTGAAGGCGCGCCGATCGATTGCAAGTTCCCGGAAGGGCCGATCGTCGTCAACCTCAATGTCGCCGGCGTGTTCGCCGGGGCGAAGAATCCGAATGCTGCGCGCCTGTTCATGAACTGGTCTCTGTCCAAGGAAGGGCAGACCGCCAATGTGAAGGGCCAGTATTTCTTCTCGACATTGGCGGGCGCGCCATTCCCGCTGGAAGGATATGAAGGGCGCGAGATCTGGATCGCAAAGCCCGCCGACCAGATCAGGCTGCGGCCGACCTGGTCGGCCGAATGGAACGCGATCTTCAACTATCACTGA
- a CDS encoding ABC transporter ATP-binding protein: MAASLDVSDLRKDYVQGKPVVDHVSFHVPAGEIIVLLGSSGCGKTTTLRCIAGLEHPTAGRISIGGQTVSSPAEGILLPPRSREIGMVFQSYAVWPHMSVRQNVMYPLKRRGVSRDEAERRVKEALDLVDLGAYADRSVVALSGGQMQRVALARSLSYRPQLLLLDEPLSNLDAKLRLRLRDDLRRIIKQTGTTALYVTHDQAEATALGDRIGVMHNGRLLQLAPPEQVYSHPAALFIANFTGATNMVQARVRSRQAGGCTLELSGGRTLSASMPSPIGEGAGAVVAFRPESVRLSRASSEHSLPGTIVEKRYQGVQTAYRIKMFDEILEAVEVGSELGHDVGQDVNVSIPQQHCWAYERDKDSYSLLAE; encoded by the coding sequence ATGGCTGCCTCGCTCGATGTCAGCGATCTGCGTAAGGACTACGTTCAGGGTAAACCTGTCGTCGATCATGTCAGCTTTCATGTTCCGGCGGGTGAAATCATCGTCCTGCTGGGATCGTCCGGGTGCGGCAAGACCACGACGCTGCGCTGTATCGCCGGCTTGGAGCACCCGACGGCGGGGCGCATCAGCATCGGCGGGCAGACGGTATCGTCGCCTGCGGAAGGCATATTGCTGCCGCCCCGCTCGCGCGAGATCGGCATGGTGTTCCAGTCCTATGCGGTCTGGCCCCATATGAGCGTCAGGCAGAACGTGATGTATCCGCTGAAGCGCCGCGGCGTATCCAGGGACGAAGCCGAGCGCCGCGTGAAGGAGGCCCTCGATCTCGTCGATCTCGGGGCTTATGCCGACCGTTCCGTCGTGGCGCTCTCGGGCGGCCAGATGCAGCGCGTGGCGCTGGCGCGCAGCCTGAGCTACCGTCCGCAGCTCCTCCTGCTCGATGAGCCGCTGTCGAATCTCGATGCCAAGCTGCGCCTGCGGTTGCGCGACGATTTGCGCCGCATCATCAAGCAGACCGGCACGACGGCGCTCTATGTGACGCATGATCAGGCCGAGGCGACCGCGCTCGGCGATCGCATCGGCGTCATGCACAATGGGCGCCTGCTGCAGCTCGCGCCGCCCGAGCAGGTCTACAGCCACCCTGCCGCGCTGTTCATCGCCAACTTCACCGGCGCCACCAACATGGTTCAGGCTCGCGTCAGGAGCCGGCAGGCCGGCGGCTGCACCCTGGAATTGTCGGGCGGGCGCACGCTATCGGCCAGCATGCCCTCGCCGATCGGCGAGGGGGCCGGCGCGGTGGTGGCTTTCAGGCCGGAAAGCGTCCGGCTGTCGCGGGCGAGCTCGGAACACAGTCTTCCCGGAACGATCGTGGAGAAAAGGTATCAGGGCGTCCAGACCGCGTACCGGATCAAGATGTTCGACGAGATCCTGGAGGCCGTGGAGGTTGGAAGCGAATTGGGCCACGACGTCGGTCAGGATGTGAATGTCTCGATCCCGCAGCAGCATTGCTGGGCGTACGAAAGAGACAAGGATAGTTATAGCTTGCTTGCGGAATAA
- a CDS encoding aldolase/citrate lyase family protein gives MPTPVLAKNAADSPPLFPPKALPEITPRPRTLPPCVDSLPVQSFHRGALHPISKGAADHAKIWIETVEGRTSPGYDIPADRLRRKIGNSELSVCLRVLAHRTGEIAHIARASGFDALYVDMEHSAISPHQVAEICSVALAMHFPALVRVPEEASSLATILLDAGAAGIILPHIENAESARKAVAACKFPPLGARSISGAAIHLHYADTPLEQMIDALNRAAFLAVMLESRVALANADAIAQVEGPELLLVGTSDLCIEMGIPGQHGHPAIEEAYRHVAKVCKAHGKAFGIAGIGDRNLIAKYAALGATFVSAGSDHAMLLDAARQRVKVLRDVVAPSSNGTQPGHAAG, from the coding sequence GTGCCCACACCGGTTTTGGCCAAAAACGCAGCGGATTCTCCACCGCTGTTTCCACCGAAAGCGCTCCCCGAAATTACACCACGTCCTCGGACGCTACCTCCTTGTGTCGACAGCTTGCCTGTGCAATCGTTTCACCGAGGCGCTCTTCACCCGATTTCCAAGGGCGCGGCCGATCACGCCAAAATATGGATTGAGACCGTGGAAGGCAGGACATCTCCAGGCTATGACATTCCCGCCGACCGCCTGAGGCGGAAGATCGGGAATTCCGAGCTTTCAGTGTGCCTTCGCGTCCTCGCGCATCGCACCGGAGAAATCGCCCATATCGCCCGCGCCAGCGGGTTCGACGCCCTCTATGTCGATATGGAGCACAGCGCCATATCCCCGCATCAGGTCGCCGAGATCTGCTCCGTCGCGCTCGCCATGCATTTTCCGGCGCTCGTTCGCGTTCCCGAGGAGGCATCCTCCCTGGCGACCATCCTGCTCGATGCCGGCGCGGCCGGGATCATCCTGCCCCATATCGAGAATGCCGAGTCCGCGCGGAAGGCCGTTGCGGCCTGCAAGTTTCCGCCGCTGGGAGCCAGGTCCATTTCAGGCGCGGCGATCCATCTCCACTACGCCGATACGCCCCTCGAGCAGATGATCGATGCCTTGAACAGGGCCGCTTTTCTTGCCGTCATGCTCGAATCCCGTGTCGCCCTGGCCAATGCCGATGCGATCGCCCAGGTGGAAGGGCCGGAGCTTCTGCTGGTGGGCACCTCGGACCTTTGCATCGAGATGGGAATACCGGGGCAACATGGCCACCCGGCCATCGAAGAGGCCTACAGGCACGTCGCGAAGGTCTGCAAGGCGCACGGCAAGGCGTTCGGCATCGCCGGCATCGGCGACAGGAACCTGATCGCGAAATACGCCGCGTTGGGAGCGACATTCGTTTCGGCGGGCTCGGATCATGCCATGCTGCTCGATGCCGCCCGCCAGCGCGTGAAGGTCTTGCGCGATGTCGTCGCGCCTTCGTCGAACGGAACGCAACCAGGACATGCCGCCGGCTGA
- a CDS encoding hydroxymethylglutaryl-CoA lyase has protein sequence MSLTEWEEGREFPPKGTFIEVVEVGSRDGFQIERDFIPTDRKIEIINGLIDSGVRYLEVTSFVSPRAVPQLADAAEVMAGIDRSKGAYLTTLVPNLKGAERAAASRADAIVIVCSASETHNAKNVNRSVAGSLAGFGEIIRFAHDAGMDVVGGIGTSFGCPFEGDIDPQAVLDLAKAYADLGARQVTLGDTTGMATPPTVRRVVRLIRQELPDLGIRLHFHNTRGIGLANVLVGLAEGVTLFDSSVAGLGGCPFAAGATGNICTEDLVYLLHESGYETGIDIEKLVKVARRTQQVIGRELSGQVMKSGQRLQLYDAGAVSTAAG, from the coding sequence ATGTCGCTGACGGAATGGGAAGAAGGGCGTGAGTTTCCGCCCAAGGGAACCTTCATCGAGGTCGTGGAGGTCGGTTCGCGCGACGGGTTCCAGATCGAGCGGGACTTCATTCCGACCGACCGCAAGATCGAGATCATCAATGGTCTCATCGATTCCGGCGTGCGTTATCTGGAGGTGACGTCCTTCGTTTCGCCCCGCGCCGTGCCGCAGCTTGCGGACGCGGCCGAGGTGATGGCGGGGATCGATCGCAGCAAGGGCGCCTATCTCACCACGCTGGTTCCCAACCTCAAGGGGGCCGAGCGGGCCGCCGCGTCCCGGGCCGATGCGATCGTCATCGTCTGCTCCGCCTCCGAAACCCATAACGCCAAGAACGTCAATCGTTCGGTCGCCGGGTCTCTCGCCGGCTTCGGCGAGATCATCCGGTTCGCCCATGACGCGGGCATGGATGTGGTCGGGGGCATCGGCACCTCCTTCGGCTGCCCCTTCGAGGGCGATATCGATCCGCAGGCCGTGCTCGATCTCGCGAAGGCCTATGCCGATCTCGGCGCCCGGCAGGTGACGCTGGGGGATACGACCGGCATGGCGACCCCGCCGACCGTGAGGCGCGTGGTCCGTCTGATCAGGCAGGAATTGCCCGATCTCGGCATCAGGCTCCACTTCCACAATACCAGGGGTATCGGGCTCGCCAACGTGCTGGTCGGCCTTGCCGAGGGGGTCACCCTTTTCGATTCCTCGGTGGCGGGCCTGGGCGGATGCCCGTTCGCGGCCGGCGCGACCGGAAACATCTGCACGGAAGACCTCGTCTATCTGTTGCATGAGAGCGGCTACGAGACCGGCATCGATATCGAGAAGCTGGTCAAGGTCGCGCGCCGCACGCAGCAGGTCATCGGCCGCGAGCTGTCCGGGCAGGTGATGAAGTCGGGCCAGCGGCTGCAGCTCTACGATGCCGGGGCGGTTTCGACCGCGGCCGGCTGA
- a CDS encoding enoyl-CoA hydratase-related protein has protein sequence MSDAAIDAGGAGKPGSGESGEPLLSETREHVRILTINRPQRMNSLSPELINALATAFTEAGHDPDVRAIVLTATGERAFCAGMDLKARAEADKAGAPYRYFMSEVNRFFLEIILETYKPTIAALNGATVAGGFELAMACDLRVAAQGIVMGLPEAKRAMGAHFCTVLLPRIIPRALALELLFTGEYISAERAKEIGLVNAVVPREQVLAAAFELAAKIARNAPVTVRRMKETAVKSSGLPLAAALRLNEGTNPYLAEDRIEGIQAFVEKREPVWKGR, from the coding sequence ATGAGCGATGCCGCGATCGACGCGGGCGGGGCTGGAAAGCCGGGTTCGGGGGAAAGTGGCGAGCCGCTTCTGTCCGAGACCCGCGAGCACGTCCGGATTTTGACCATCAACCGGCCGCAGAGGATGAATTCCCTGTCGCCGGAACTGATAAACGCGTTGGCGACGGCCTTCACGGAGGCGGGGCACGATCCCGACGTGCGCGCGATCGTTTTGACGGCAACCGGTGAACGGGCGTTCTGCGCGGGCATGGACCTCAAGGCGCGGGCCGAAGCCGACAAAGCCGGCGCGCCCTATCGCTACTTCATGTCGGAGGTGAATCGGTTTTTCCTCGAGATCATTCTCGAAACCTACAAGCCCACGATCGCGGCCCTCAACGGCGCGACCGTCGCGGGAGGCTTCGAACTGGCGATGGCATGCGATCTGCGCGTGGCGGCGCAGGGCATCGTCATGGGTCTGCCGGAAGCCAAGCGGGCGATGGGCGCGCATTTCTGCACGGTCCTGCTGCCGCGCATCATTCCGCGCGCGCTCGCCCTGGAGCTGCTGTTCACGGGCGAGTACATCAGCGCGGAGCGCGCCAAGGAGATCGGGCTCGTCAACGCGGTCGTTCCCCGGGAGCAGGTCCTGGCCGCGGCGTTCGAGCTGGCTGCGAAGATCGCCCGCAACGCACCCGTGACGGTAAGGCGGATGAAGGAGACGGCCGTGAAGTCGTCCGGGCTGCCGCTTGCCGCCGCGCTTCGGCTGAATGAAGGCACGAATCCTTATCTGGCCGAGGATCGAATCGAGGGAATACAAGCATTCGTTGAGAAAAGAGAGCCGGTCTGGAAAGGAAGGTAA
- a CDS encoding MmgE/PrpD family protein: MSVDLVEQFCALVRQPRPLSAAERAEVIMAFEDTWAVAHVGWHEPVAVAARRLYAGDRVPLLDGTYVNSMDQAAFVHAIAGHAIDYDDCEMTGATHPSTVLVPALLAVQSQRNKGSERLINALAVGTSVSVALGRAMGFAHYEQGWHPTSTIGPVAGAVALAHLLELNDEQTRHAISLAVSQAGGMQRNFGTEGKPMHAGFAASAAVRAALLAEAGVTADKNGLGPGGFFDLYGAGGEPVESIKVDLNVGTLSRKLFPCCYGTHRLIGASHEVRSELGASLPETARIEVTVPYGGLRPLRVVDPRTGLEGKFCASYCTAVALEQGWVGLEDFTDSAVHRPRIRSLMERITVTEDELEGDEIPIGVDHGTVRVRVKDGERVLAAAEMSAFPGSPAAPFTPEQLDRKISDCLEVYSSHASQALGLEKFRRDLSRVLG, encoded by the coding sequence ATGAGCGTTGATCTCGTGGAGCAGTTTTGCGCGTTGGTCAGGCAGCCGCGGCCTCTGAGCGCTGCGGAAAGGGCCGAGGTCATCATGGCCTTCGAGGACACCTGGGCGGTGGCGCATGTCGGCTGGCACGAGCCGGTCGCCGTCGCGGCGCGCCGGCTCTATGCCGGCGACCGCGTGCCGCTGCTCGACGGCACCTATGTGAACTCGATGGATCAGGCCGCATTCGTTCATGCGATCGCCGGTCATGCCATCGATTACGACGACTGCGAGATGACGGGCGCCACGCATCCCAGCACCGTCCTCGTCCCGGCCTTGCTGGCGGTGCAGAGCCAGCGGAACAAGGGTTCCGAACGGCTAATCAATGCGCTCGCCGTCGGAACCAGCGTCAGCGTGGCGCTCGGGCGTGCCATGGGCTTTGCCCATTACGAGCAGGGCTGGCATCCGACCAGCACCATCGGTCCGGTTGCGGGCGCCGTCGCGCTGGCGCATCTGCTCGAGCTCAACGACGAGCAGACCCGCCATGCGATCTCACTGGCGGTCTCCCAGGCCGGCGGCATGCAGCGCAACTTCGGAACCGAAGGCAAGCCCATGCATGCGGGCTTCGCCGCCTCGGCGGCGGTTCGCGCCGCCCTGCTCGCGGAGGCGGGCGTGACCGCGGACAAGAACGGCCTGGGGCCGGGCGGGTTCTTCGATCTCTATGGCGCCGGCGGCGAGCCGGTCGAATCGATCAAGGTCGATCTCAATGTCGGCACGCTCTCGCGCAAGCTCTTCCCCTGCTGCTACGGCACCCACCGGCTGATCGGCGCGAGCCACGAGGTTCGTTCCGAACTCGGCGCCTCCCTGCCGGAGACGGCCCGCATCGAGGTGACGGTTCCGTATGGCGGGCTGCGCCCTCTGCGCGTCGTCGACCCTAGGACCGGCCTGGAGGGCAAGTTCTGCGCCTCCTATTGCACGGCCGTGGCCTTGGAGCAGGGCTGGGTCGGCCTGGAGGATTTCACCGACAGCGCCGTCCATCGCCCGCGGATCCGCAGCCTGATGGAGCGCATCACCGTGACGGAGGACGAGCTGGAGGGCGACGAGATTCCGATCGGCGTCGATCACGGCACGGTCCGGGTCCGCGTCAAGGATGGGGAGCGGGTTCTCGCGGCCGCCGAGATGTCCGCCTTTCCCGGCTCGCCGGCCGCGCCCTTCACCCCCGAGCAGCTGGACAGGAAGATTTCCGACTGTCTCGAAGTCTACTCCTCTCATGCATCGCAAGCGCTGGGCCTGGAAAAGTTCCGCAGGGATCTTTCCCGGGTGCTCGGATGA
- a CDS encoding iron ABC transporter permease, with amino-acid sequence MSVSAGTATDGLLSSASSSRYLGKYRLFSRLWSVFLIAILTFLILYPVGMLLLGALTSGNPVEVGYSNLELSLDNFVTVLSNQNGALALRNSLITCLGGTFVALVIGLTFSWIVVRTDTPFRDLIGAFSVTPLFMPPLIAAVAWAILGSPKTGLLNTALGWMGFDFRINLYSLGGLIAVFGMYYAPYVYMFTASALRNMDPSLEESAETAGASPFVTMMTVTFPLIAPAIISGMLLSFIIMIGIYGIPAVLGSPANIPLLTTYIFRLVVFTPPLYNTAAAVAVLLMMVTGILVLLQQYALRGRSYTTIGGKGTRPRTLRLGRWRWVMFALAMLYIFVVVVLPLVALSVAAFRKYMFIPNLASLLDAKQYTLGNFAIVLGNAFTMLSVWNTLLVSLITAVFGGLLAFAIGYTVYRSRSVPARGFIDLVTALPIAIPGLVIGVAYLWAWIGLPGGLYGTIWIMALAFIARFLPDTVRALSNSLMQIHRELEEAAWICGRGTVGTVTSIVLPLAWPGLVSAMTLLFVLAVRELGSSLFLYSSDTIVMAVLLLDIYESGNIGRAAAFGLIQIVLIGLVLIVAHLISKLVSRKSNSGSQEVLPRSL; translated from the coding sequence ATGAGCGTCAGCGCGGGAACTGCTACGGATGGGCTTCTCTCGTCTGCCTCATCCTCGAGGTACTTGGGAAAATATCGCCTTTTCTCAAGGCTGTGGTCGGTTTTTCTGATCGCCATCCTGACGTTTCTCATTCTCTATCCGGTCGGGATGCTGCTTCTCGGAGCCCTGACGAGCGGCAACCCGGTCGAGGTCGGCTATTCGAACCTGGAGCTGTCGCTGGACAATTTCGTGACGGTGCTCAGCAACCAGAACGGAGCGCTCGCCCTGCGCAATTCGCTGATCACCTGCCTCGGCGGCACCTTCGTCGCCCTGGTCATCGGCCTGACGTTTTCCTGGATCGTCGTGCGGACCGACACCCCCTTCCGGGACTTGATCGGCGCTTTCAGCGTGACGCCGCTGTTCATGCCGCCCCTGATCGCGGCCGTGGCATGGGCGATCCTGGGCTCGCCGAAAACCGGCCTTCTCAACACCGCTCTGGGATGGATGGGTTTCGATTTTCGTATCAATCTCTATAGTCTGGGCGGGCTGATTGCCGTTTTCGGCATGTATTATGCCCCTTATGTTTACATGTTTACGGCGTCTGCTCTCCGAAACATGGATCCGAGTCTCGAGGAATCCGCGGAAACCGCAGGCGCCAGCCCCTTCGTCACGATGATGACCGTCACGTTTCCCCTCATCGCGCCGGCGATCATCTCGGGGATGCTGCTGTCCTTCATCATCATGATCGGCATCTATGGCATCCCGGCCGTCCTCGGTTCGCCGGCCAACATTCCGCTTCTGACGACCTATATCTTCAGATTGGTGGTCTTCACGCCGCCGCTCTACAACACGGCTGCTGCGGTCGCGGTTCTGCTCATGATGGTGACGGGCATTCTGGTGCTCCTGCAGCAATACGCCCTGCGCGGCCGCTCCTATACGACGATCGGCGGTAAGGGAACGCGCCCGCGGACGCTTCGTCTCGGGCGCTGGCGCTGGGTGATGTTCGCCCTGGCGATGCTCTATATCTTCGTGGTGGTGGTGCTGCCGCTGGTTGCGCTATCCGTTGCGGCTTTCCGCAAGTACATGTTCATTCCAAACCTGGCGAGCCTGCTCGACGCCAAGCAATACACGCTCGGCAATTTCGCCATCGTCCTGGGCAACGCTTTCACGATGCTGTCGGTGTGGAATACGCTCCTGGTCAGCCTGATCACGGCCGTGTTCGGCGGGCTGCTCGCCTTTGCGATCGGCTATACCGTCTATCGCAGCCGCTCCGTGCCGGCTCGCGGCTTCATCGATCTGGTGACCGCCCTTCCCATCGCCATTCCCGGTCTCGTCATCGGCGTGGCCTATCTGTGGGCGTGGATCGGATTGCCGGGAGGTCTTTACGGCACGATCTGGATCATGGCCTTGGCTTTTATTGCCCGTTTCCTGCCCGATACGGTCAGGGCGCTGTCCAATTCGCTGATGCAGATCCATCGCGAGCTCGAGGAGGCGGCATGGATCTGCGGCCGCGGCACGGTCGGGACGGTGACGTCGATCGTTCTGCCCCTGGCCTGGCCCGGCCTGGTTTCGGCGATGACGCTGCTCTTCGTGCTGGCCGTGCGCGAGCTTGGATCGTCACTGTTCCTGTATTCGAGCGATACCATCGTCATGGCGGTTCTGCTTCTGGATATTTACGAATCCGGCAATATCGGCCGCGCGGCGGCCTTCGGCCTGATCCAGATCGTGCTGATCGGTCTCGTCCTGATCGTTGCTCATCTCATTTCGAAGCTCGTATCCAGAAAAAGCAACAGTGGCAGCCAGGAAGTATTGCCGCGATCTCTTTAG
- a CDS encoding CaiB/BaiF CoA-transferase family protein produces MQPELPLSGTIAIEIGHSVAIPFCGQILATLGATLIKVEHPERGDDARKWGPPFWHGTSSLFQALNRDKLGVTVDLKDPASRDRLRKVIVERADIVVQNLRPGVVETLGLDAASIRALNPKLIYCSLSGFGAEGPLRNRPGYDPLMQAFGGIMSITGEEGRAPVRVGPSIIDMGSGMWAALGIVAALRRRELTGEGCEVEGSLFETAVTWMNMTAAAYFASGNVPGRIGSEAPFACPYNAYKTADGYIIIAAGNDRLFRLLADVLGHPEWAGDAHYLTNADRVKNRVALNGLIAAIVETQPKAHWLEQLEKAGVPCAQLQSINEVVEHEQTIALGMLQNTPEQAMPLIGLPLRFNRTRPPCRHDPPTLGQHNAILDELCGDTAAAG; encoded by the coding sequence ATGCAGCCTGAATTGCCTCTTTCCGGCACGATTGCGATCGAGATCGGCCATAGCGTCGCGATCCCGTTCTGCGGTCAGATCCTGGCGACGCTCGGAGCGACCCTGATCAAGGTCGAGCATCCCGAGCGGGGAGACGACGCCCGCAAATGGGGCCCTCCCTTCTGGCACGGCACATCGTCGCTGTTCCAGGCGCTCAATCGCGACAAACTCGGCGTCACCGTCGACCTGAAGGACCCTGCCAGCCGGGACCGGCTTCGCAAGGTCATCGTCGAACGCGCCGACATCGTTGTGCAGAACCTGCGGCCCGGCGTCGTCGAGACGCTCGGGCTCGATGCCGCAAGTATCCGGGCCCTCAATCCGAAGCTGATCTATTGCAGCCTTTCCGGCTTCGGGGCGGAGGGGCCCCTCAGGAACCGTCCCGGCTACGATCCGCTGATGCAGGCCTTCGGCGGGATCATGAGCATCACCGGGGAGGAGGGACGGGCCCCCGTGCGGGTCGGTCCTTCGATCATCGATATGGGTTCGGGCATGTGGGCCGCGCTCGGGATCGTGGCGGCGCTCAGGCGCCGCGAGCTGACCGGCGAGGGCTGCGAGGTCGAGGGGTCGTTGTTCGAGACGGCGGTTACCTGGATGAACATGACCGCCGCGGCCTATTTCGCCTCCGGCAACGTGCCCGGCAGGATCGGATCGGAGGCGCCGTTCGCATGCCCCTACAACGCCTACAAGACGGCCGATGGCTATATCATCATCGCCGCGGGCAATGATCGCCTGTTCCGGCTTCTCGCCGACGTTCTCGGCCATCCGGAATGGGCCGGCGACGCGCACTACCTCACCAATGCGGACAGGGTGAAAAACCGCGTCGCGCTCAACGGCCTGATCGCGGCGATCGTGGAAACCCAGCCGAAGGCCCACTGGCTCGAGCAGCTGGAAAAGGCAGGTGTCCCATGCGCTCAGCTCCAGTCGATCAACGAGGTGGTCGAGCACGAGCAGACGATCGCGCTGGGGATGCTGCAGAACACGCCTGAACAAGCCATGCCGCTGATCGGCCTGCCCCTGAGGTTCAACCGGACGCGCCCGCCTTGCCGGCACGACCCGCCGACGCTCGGGCAGCACAATGCCATCCTGGACGAGCTTTGCGGCGACACGGCCGCGGCCGGCTAG